The genomic segment GCGGGGCGCGCCTGGCGGACCGCCCCATCGATTGGGACGGCAAGGATCGAACCCTCATGCTCTGCGTGGACGGCGCCCGCTGGAAGCTGATCGATCGCTTCGACGCCGAGGATCGTCTCCCCACATTCCGCGCGTTGCAGCGGGAGGGAGCGCGCTTCGGCATGGAGAGTTTCGATCCTCTCATGTCGCCGATCATCTGGACCACCATCGCCTCCGGCGTCCTCCCGGAGGAACACGGCGTGCATAATTTCTACGCCACCGCGAACACCGTCCGCGCGCCCCGGCTCTGGGACATGGCGCAGCAGAAGGGGAAAAGCGTCGGCGTCCTCGGCTATCTGATCACCTGGCCGCCCCGCCCGGTGGACGGTTTCATCATCCCCTCCCTCTTCGCCCGCGGCCCCGAAACATGGCCGAAGGAGCTGGGCTTCATCCGCGAACTCGCCATGAGCGAGAAGGGGAACAAGGACCGCGATCTGCGCCGCTACGCGTTGTACGGCGTCCGTTCGATCCAATACGGCGTGCGTATCTCCACGGTCCTCGAGGCGTTTCGGGTGATGACTCATAAAGGACCCTACTTGGAAAACATGATCGCCAAGCGCTTCCTGAAACTGCGGATGCACGGCGACATGTTTCTCGAGCTCTGGGAGCGCTACCAGCCGGAGTTCGCCGCCTTCTACAACAACGGCATCGACGTCAGCAGCCATTACTTCTGGAAATACTACGAACCCGAATCATTTCCCGGCGTTCTCCCGGAGGACGTGGAGCGCTACCGGGACGTGATCCCCCGGATGTACGGAGCCATGGACGTCGTTCTGGGACGCATCCTCGCGAAAGCCCCGGAGGGGCTCCACCTGGTGGTCCTCTCCGACCACGGGCTCCGGGCGATGAAGACCGAGGCTTCCGGCGCTCTCCGCCTGATCCGCACCGAGAACCTTCTCCGCCGACTCGGCCTGGAGGAAACGGTGGAGGGGATCAACCTCGCCGCCCGGCTTCACATGAAGGGGAAGGGGGGGAGGGGGATGCTTCCGCCGGACCTGGAGACCATTCTGGCGACGATCATCGAGGAAGAGAGCGGTGAACCGGTTTTCAGCACCAGCCGCAAGGATCCGGTGAGCTTGATCGTCCGCATACGCGAGGAGGTCCCCACCAAGGGTCGGCGGCTCCGCCTGCCCGACGGTTCGGTCGTCCCTTCGGAGGAACTGATCG from the Candidatus Eisenbacteria bacterium genome contains:
- a CDS encoding alkaline phosphatase family protein, which codes for MLSRIRRSWTLSLFALCWASLIAAFVFLGLNDRFFDSARDGWTLFLMLPLILTVPAGVVAFLIGLLPPRSGDTEARRFLGLAAAVGIVPAGTLILYGALEGIFHGSSAVVLIGTILSALVLLLGAARIGVFLARRACRDGVPRTAFLILPLAALLLFPLGGARLADRPIDWDGKDRTLMLCVDGARWKLIDRFDAEDRLPTFRALQREGARFGMESFDPLMSPIIWTTIASGVLPEEHGVHNFYATANTVRAPRLWDMAQQKGKSVGVLGYLITWPPRPVDGFIIPSLFARGPETWPKELGFIRELAMSEKGNKDRDLRRYALYGVRSIQYGVRISTVLEAFRVMTHKGPYLENMIAKRFLKLRMHGDMFLELWERYQPEFAAFYNNGIDVSSHYFWKYYEPESFPGVLPEDVERYRDVIPRMYGAMDVVLGRILAKAPEGLHLVVLSDHGLRAMKTEASGALRLIRTENLLRRLGLEETVEGINLAARLHMKGKGGRGMLPPDLETILATIIEEESGEPVFSTSRKDPVSLIVRIREEVPTKGRRLRLPDGSVVPSEELIEETPARLSGEHSPDAILLLRGPHIRRGVSDGVATILDVAPTTLYMMGLPIGRNMKGRLLESAFVDGWIDNHPPTHDDYVLDAVPVSSEETDDGALKEQLRALGYLN